The Bacteroidia bacterium genome window below encodes:
- a CDS encoding geranylgeranyl reductase family protein, with protein sequence MDEHERITIIGAGPAGATAALTLAKLGIPCTLFDKAIFPRDKICGDAISGKVLEVIRKIEPAWINELQAQPYALTTWGISFISPDGHRVDLPFQKQPQPDKPPGFVIRRKDFDNFLIEKIKKEPLIRFHEGTEVKIARYRPDSIMIETDGKEKLIYYTKVILGADGANSIIASRFGKYELDPKHHCAGVRAYFKNVQGIHSQNFIELHYLKSLLPGYFWIFPLTENTVNVGIGMRSDYISKYRVNLRQKVLDCIENEPELRKRFTHAKLEGKITGWNLPLGSKLRRLSGHRYLLLGDAGALIDPFTGEGIGNAMYSGYLAALTLRHCLDHKLDFSEEVLLGYDTAITQRLKAELEISTTLQRLVQYPWLFNWIVKKASRSKGLQETLVCMFEDVSMRNYFKSPLFYLKVLFNF encoded by the coding sequence ATGGATGAGCATGAAAGAATAACTATTATTGGTGCAGGACCTGCGGGTGCTACGGCTGCACTTACCTTAGCTAAACTTGGTATTCCATGTACCTTGTTCGATAAGGCTATTTTTCCAAGGGATAAAATTTGTGGCGATGCTATTAGCGGTAAGGTTTTAGAAGTTATTCGCAAAATTGAACCTGCTTGGATAAATGAACTACAAGCCCAACCTTATGCTTTAACCACATGGGGAATTAGCTTTATATCTCCGGACGGTCATAGAGTAGATTTACCTTTTCAAAAACAACCTCAACCTGATAAGCCACCAGGATTTGTTATTCGCAGAAAGGATTTTGATAATTTTTTAATTGAAAAGATCAAAAAAGAACCTCTTATTCGTTTTCATGAAGGTACAGAGGTTAAAATTGCTCGCTATAGACCTGACAGCATCATGATTGAAACCGATGGCAAGGAAAAACTTATTTACTATACCAAAGTTATTTTAGGTGCTGACGGGGCAAATTCTATCATAGCTTCTCGGTTTGGAAAATATGAATTAGACCCTAAGCACCACTGTGCGGGGGTAAGGGCTTATTTTAAGAATGTACAAGGTATTCATTCACAAAATTTTATTGAGCTACACTACTTAAAATCTCTTTTACCTGGCTACTTTTGGATATTTCCTCTGACAGAAAATACAGTTAATGTAGGCATAGGCATGCGCAGCGACTATATTAGCAAGTATCGTGTAAATTTGCGCCAAAAAGTTTTGGATTGCATTGAAAATGAACCTGAACTTCGCAAAAGATTCACACATGCAAAATTGGAAGGTAAGATTACAGGATGGAACTTGCCGTTAGGTTCAAAATTAAGAAGATTATCAGGGCATAGGTACTTACTTTTGGGCGATGCAGGCGCATTGATAGATCCTTTTACAGGCGAGGGCATAGGCAATGCTATGTATTCAGGTTACTTAGCAGCTTTAACCTTACGGCATTGTTTAGACCATAAATTAGACTTTTCAGAAGAAGTTTTACTAGGCTATGACACAGCTATTACACAAAGACTAAAAGCAGAACTAGAAATCAGTACTACTTTACAGCGTTTGGTACAGTATCCTTGGTTATTCAATTGGATAGTAAAAAAAGCAAGCCGTTCAAAAGGCTTGCAAGAAACACTTGTTTGCATGTTTGAGGATGTTAGTATGCGTAACTATTTCAAAAGTCCTCTGTTTTATCTTAAAGTTCTGTTCAATTTTTAG
- a CDS encoding ABC transporter permease → MFARYIAFRTIFQRKRNKSSVILWIGVIGIVVSVCVIQVAISIHSGFKEAITQAIFGYEAQLQIGRYNAQEGISNEPIFFSDSLVQKLKSKHPNIERISHYVLLPSLAQSKTDIEGILIKGVSKENPLEFFRQHLVEGKLPHTDSALQVIIGKTLAQKLQLKLNDKLKLFFLQQNAKARVVKIVGIFQTNMQNIDENTVIASVYLLQKILDWQPAQTMGLEIWLKDKSRLEQDKDRIQNILHHLGILEQEVYTIYQLYPNLFNWIDLQGGHVRIIIALMLIVATMNMTCTLLVLILEQTQTIGILKAMGAKETQIRGIFIYQSAMLIALGSIVGNVLGSIIVFIQQHYRVLKLNPESYFLDYVPMRFSITSLLSIDFGVIVVCTAFMLFPALYSKKISPIKAIRMQ, encoded by the coding sequence ATGTTTGCACGTTATATAGCTTTTAGAACAATTTTTCAAAGAAAAAGAAATAAAAGCAGTGTAATTCTATGGATAGGAGTTATTGGAATAGTTGTATCTGTTTGTGTGATTCAAGTGGCTATTTCCATTCATAGCGGTTTTAAAGAAGCAATTACCCAAGCTATTTTTGGGTATGAGGCCCAGCTGCAAATCGGTAGATATAACGCCCAAGAGGGAATAAGTAATGAACCTATATTTTTTTCAGACAGCTTAGTCCAAAAGTTAAAAAGCAAACATCCGAATATAGAGCGGATTAGCCATTATGTTCTACTACCTTCATTAGCACAAAGTAAAACAGACATAGAGGGTATTCTCATTAAAGGAGTAAGCAAAGAAAATCCACTTGAGTTTTTTAGGCAACACCTTGTTGAAGGCAAACTTCCCCATACAGACAGTGCTTTGCAGGTTATTATTGGTAAAACCTTAGCCCAAAAGCTCCAACTCAAATTAAATGATAAGTTAAAACTCTTTTTTTTACAGCAAAATGCTAAGGCGCGTGTAGTTAAAATAGTAGGTATCTTTCAAACTAACATGCAGAATATTGATGAAAATACAGTTATAGCATCGGTTTATCTGTTACAAAAAATCTTAGATTGGCAACCCGCTCAAACGATGGGGCTAGAAATATGGCTTAAAGATAAAAGTAGATTAGAGCAAGATAAAGACAGGATTCAAAATATTTTACATCACTTGGGGATATTAGAACAAGAAGTTTATACCATTTATCAGCTTTATCCGAATTTATTCAATTGGATTGATTTACAAGGTGGGCATGTGCGCATCATAATCGCTTTAATGCTAATAGTGGCTACTATGAACATGACTTGCACACTTTTAGTGTTGATTTTAGAGCAAACTCAAACTATTGGAATTCTCAAAGCAATGGGAGCAAAAGAGACTCAAATTAGAGGTATTTTTATTTATCAATCTGCTATGTTAATTGCTTTGGGCAGTATCGTGGGGAATGTGCTGGGTTCAATTATCGTTTTTATCCAACAGCATTACAGAGTATTGAAGCTCAACCCCGAAAGTTACTTTTTAGACTACGTACCTATGCGTTTTAGTATAACCAGTTTATTGTCTATTGATTTTGGTGTAATTGTGGTCTGTACAGCCTTTATGCTTTTTCCTGCTTTGTACAGTAAGAAAATATCTCCTATTAAAGCAATAAGAATGCAGTAG
- a CDS encoding Ppx/GppA family phosphatase: MENIQVLAAIDLGTNTFNLTFAEIKSKDEVQIKEKYKEMVRLGQGGIGQGQIAPEAFERGLCAIKKFKKIIDARGTNKVIAMATSAIRSAKNGKEFIKTVKEQTGIDIQVINGNEEAALIYQGIKHAVHLDNEEVLMIDIGGGSVEFIVGNANSAKLIRSINVGAQRLLDAFVKSDPITENDLAQLRSHLKNELEKLLQEIQEFEVKTIVGSSGSFEAIGQIIAHKQKKDITTINEFSFTPQDFKSVFHQIVNSNVHQRLQIPGMDKQRVDMIVPGCILIDFVLSYLPTVKILKVSHYALKEGIIYNYVEEHAAQLLEIHTQLEQNIRTKSVKMLSKRFGAHQQHALQVSHLATNLFNALLPLHQYSHKESELLKYAALLHEVGMFINRSGYHKHGQYIILHSGLAGFNSDEIVWLSNIVRYHRKSLPSLEHLHYNVLSPAERDKVNRLSAILRIAVGLDYARRHVVKSVSAEIKKDKVILYVHADEVPDVEIDFIRQNALEHFKFAFGLELKVEHQIKKNS; this comes from the coding sequence ATGGAAAATATTCAAGTTTTGGCAGCTATTGATTTAGGTACAAATACTTTTAACCTCACTTTTGCCGAAATTAAAAGTAAAGATGAAGTCCAAATTAAAGAAAAGTATAAAGAAATGGTACGATTGGGGCAGGGTGGGATTGGTCAAGGACAAATAGCTCCCGAAGCTTTTGAAAGAGGATTATGTGCGATAAAAAAATTCAAAAAAATTATAGATGCAAGAGGTACAAATAAAGTAATCGCTATGGCGACTTCAGCGATTCGAAGTGCCAAAAATGGAAAAGAATTTATCAAAACTGTCAAAGAACAAACAGGTATAGATATCCAAGTTATCAACGGAAATGAAGAAGCCGCCCTCATTTATCAAGGTATAAAACATGCTGTTCATCTAGATAACGAGGAGGTTTTAATGATAGATATCGGTGGGGGAAGTGTAGAATTTATCGTAGGCAACGCCAATAGTGCTAAACTGATACGGAGCATAAATGTAGGTGCCCAACGTTTATTAGATGCTTTTGTAAAATCTGATCCAATTACAGAAAATGATCTTGCCCAACTTAGAAGCCACCTCAAAAATGAACTTGAAAAGCTTCTGCAAGAAATCCAAGAATTTGAGGTAAAGACTATTGTAGGTTCGTCAGGTTCTTTTGAAGCAATAGGACAAATTATTGCCCACAAACAAAAAAAAGATATTACAACCATCAATGAGTTTTCTTTCACGCCCCAAGACTTTAAGTCTGTTTTTCATCAAATTGTCAATTCAAATGTACACCAGCGCTTGCAAATACCTGGCATGGATAAGCAACGCGTAGATATGATTGTACCTGGTTGTATTCTTATAGATTTTGTACTTTCTTATTTACCTACGGTTAAGATACTTAAAGTGTCGCACTATGCGCTAAAAGAAGGAATAATTTACAATTACGTAGAGGAACATGCTGCCCAACTTTTAGAGATTCATACACAGCTTGAGCAAAATATTCGTACAAAAAGCGTAAAAATGCTAAGCAAAAGGTTTGGGGCACATCAACAACATGCTTTACAGGTAAGTCATTTAGCTACTAACTTATTTAATGCACTTTTACCTTTACATCAGTATTCACATAAAGAATCTGAACTACTTAAATATGCTGCTCTATTACACGAAGTTGGGATGTTTATAAACCGAAGCGGCTATCATAAACATGGACAGTATATTATTCTTCATTCAGGTTTAGCAGGATTCAATAGTGATGAAATTGTTTGGCTAAGTAATATTGTTCGCTACCACAGAAAAAGCCTACCTTCTTTAGAGCATTTACATTACAATGTATTATCTCCCGCTGAAAGAGATAAGGTTAATCGGCTATCGGCTATATTACGAATTGCAGTAGGGCTAGACTATGCCCGTAGGCATGTTGTAAAGTCTGTTTCAGCAGAGATTAAAAAAGATAAAGTGATACTTTACGTACATGCTGATGAGGTTCCTGATGTAGAAATAGATTTTATACGACAGAACGCATTAGAACACTTTAAGTTTGCTTTTGGTTTAGAACTTAAAGTAGAGCATCAAATAAAAAAGAATTCGTAG
- a CDS encoding phytoene/squalene synthase family protein: MDALALYSQCCAKMAKLLTKEYSTSFSRAIHLLYPSLRKPIYAIYGFVRLADEIVDTFYHQDQKAVFEEFRKEVDKALRLKFSINPILHAFQEVVHLYNIPREYIDAFLHSMELDLTKHEYTDDEVAVYIYGSAEVVGLMCLCVFVTDEKEREVLIPYAKKLGSAFQKVNFLRDIQADLQIRKRVYIPKELLENGRITEKTKKRYEEILEQEFQEAQKGIDLLPKTCRKGVQIAHTYFYALFKKIQRKSVEEVLQKRIRINNFHKLTLLARASLLW; the protein is encoded by the coding sequence ATGGACGCACTTGCATTATATTCTCAATGCTGCGCCAAAATGGCTAAGCTACTTACAAAAGAGTATTCCACTTCGTTTAGCAGGGCTATCCATCTTTTGTATCCTTCCTTGCGCAAGCCTATATACGCTATTTATGGATTTGTGCGATTAGCTGATGAAATTGTAGATACTTTCTATCACCAAGACCAAAAAGCCGTATTTGAAGAATTTCGTAAGGAAGTAGATAAGGCGCTAAGGCTAAAATTTTCAATCAATCCTATTTTGCATGCTTTTCAGGAAGTGGTTCATCTTTATAACATTCCCCGAGAGTACATTGACGCTTTTTTGCATAGCATGGAATTAGATTTGACCAAACATGAATATACGGATGATGAAGTAGCTGTATATATTTATGGTTCAGCGGAGGTAGTTGGACTAATGTGTTTGTGTGTGTTCGTAACTGATGAAAAAGAAAGGGAGGTTCTTATACCATACGCAAAAAAGTTAGGTTCTGCTTTTCAGAAAGTTAATTTTTTGAGAGATATCCAAGCAGATTTGCAAATTAGGAAGCGTGTTTATATTCCCAAAGAGCTGTTAGAAAATGGCAGAATTACAGAAAAAACTAAAAAGCGCTACGAAGAGATATTAGAACAAGAATTTCAAGAAGCTCAAAAAGGGATCGATTTGCTACCTAAAACTTGCCGTAAAGGGGTACAAATTGCCCATACTTATTTTTATGCTTTGTTCAAAAAAATACAGCGCAAAAGTGTTGAGGAAGTTTTACAAAAGCGTATTCGTATCAATAATTTTCATAAGCTGACTTTACTAGCACGGGCATCTTTATTATGGTAG